Proteins from a genomic interval of Pseudoalteromonas sp. MEBiC 03607:
- the epd gene encoding erythrose-4-phosphate dehydrogenase has product MAIKLAINGFGRIGRNIVRALYESGLEDQIKIVAINELADPKGIAHLLKYDTSHGRFSFPVNLGEDTLTVANDSIALFAEENPAELPWQTLDVDVVLECTGVYHSREHAELHLAAGAKKVLFSQPADADVDATIVYGINDDELKAEHTIVSNGSCTTNCIVPVIKVLDDAFSIESGAITTIHASMHDQQVIDAYHHDLRRTRAASQSIIPVDTKLARGIERILPKFHSRFEAIAVRVPTINVTAMDLSVTVNTDVNLATVNQALKLAAKDRLEGILSYTEEPLVSVDFNHDPHSCIIDGTQTRVSHKRLIKLLVWCDNEWGFANRMLDTARAMMAVSQ; this is encoded by the coding sequence ATGGCAATCAAACTTGCAATTAATGGTTTTGGTCGAATCGGGCGCAATATCGTCCGTGCCCTGTATGAATCTGGGCTTGAAGATCAAATCAAAATTGTCGCTATTAACGAATTAGCCGACCCAAAGGGCATTGCCCATCTCCTTAAATACGATACATCTCATGGCCGCTTTTCATTCCCTGTTAATCTTGGCGAAGATACTTTAACGGTTGCTAACGACTCTATAGCCTTATTTGCAGAAGAAAACCCTGCAGAACTGCCTTGGCAAACACTAGATGTTGATGTGGTTCTTGAATGTACTGGGGTGTATCACTCACGTGAACATGCAGAGCTACACTTAGCTGCGGGCGCAAAAAAAGTATTGTTTTCACAGCCTGCAGATGCTGATGTTGATGCCACAATTGTGTATGGTATTAACGATGATGAGCTAAAAGCAGAACATACGATTGTTTCAAATGGTTCATGTACCACAAACTGTATTGTGCCAGTGATTAAAGTGTTAGATGACGCATTTTCAATTGAGTCTGGGGCCATTACGACGATTCATGCCTCGATGCATGATCAACAAGTGATTGATGCGTATCATCATGATTTGCGTCGTACTCGCGCTGCAAGCCAGTCTATTATTCCAGTAGATACAAAGCTTGCGCGTGGTATTGAGCGCATTTTGCCTAAGTTTCATAGTCGCTTTGAGGCCATTGCTGTTAGGGTACCAACTATCAATGTGACGGCGATGGATTTAAGTGTAACAGTGAATACCGATGTGAATTTAGCGACTGTCAATCAAGCACTGAAGTTAGCAGCAAAAGACCGCCTTGAAGGTATTTTAAGCTACACAGAAGAGCCATTGGTATCGGTAGATTTTAATCATGACCCACATTCTTGTATCATAGATGGCACTCAGACACGTGTTAGTCATAAACGACTGATAAAGTTGTTAGTGTGGTGCGATAATGAGTGGGGCTTTGCTAATCGTATGCTCGACACTGCGCGTGCGATGATGGCTGTAAGCCAATAA
- a CDS encoding isoprenylcysteine carboxylmethyltransferase family protein produces the protein MNQLELKVPPVALVLIIALMMWGTAELFTSFSFSFFASSFVALLIAFSGVVFALLGVYQFRKQGTTVDPRIPEQSASLVTSGVYQFSRNPMYVGMLLMLVGWGIYLGNIASFIMLPIFILYMNRFQIMPEETFMAEKFGLAYQQYKKSVRRWL, from the coding sequence GTGAATCAGTTAGAATTAAAAGTGCCCCCAGTTGCGCTGGTTTTGATCATTGCGTTGATGATGTGGGGCACAGCAGAGTTGTTTACGAGTTTTAGCTTCTCGTTTTTTGCATCATCTTTTGTAGCACTACTCATTGCATTTTCAGGTGTGGTGTTTGCTTTATTAGGTGTTTATCAATTTCGCAAGCAAGGCACGACCGTTGATCCTCGAATTCCAGAACAGTCAGCAAGTCTTGTTACCAGTGGTGTTTATCAATTTAGCCGTAACCCAATGTATGTAGGTATGTTATTAATGCTAGTTGGTTGGGGAATCTATCTTGGTAATATTGCGAGTTTTATTATGCTGCCGATATTTATTCTTTATATGAATCGATTTCAAATTATGCCAGAAGAAACGTTTATGGCAGAGAAGTTTGGATTAGCATACCAGCAATACAAAAAATCTGTTCGTCGCTGGCTATAA
- a CDS encoding 3'-5' exonuclease, which translates to MVKRWLSRYLARKQLLAADAYKERYVVIDMELTGLDPRQHEIVSVAWVMIEDQCIKLSGAQHLINKDVQSLEQSPIYHGIAKHDIAAGESLETILGKLHQHFGECILVFHNAALDWGFLKQACRTLGLDAKARLILDTFVIEKKRLHQQGHEIGHDDLTLSECRKRYNLPHYSSHHALTDAMATAELFLAQCHQISRGKALKVGELV; encoded by the coding sequence ATGGTTAAACGCTGGTTAAGTCGGTATTTAGCGCGAAAGCAACTTTTGGCAGCTGATGCCTATAAAGAGCGCTATGTAGTGATAGACATGGAATTAACGGGCCTTGACCCTCGCCAGCACGAAATTGTTTCGGTGGCGTGGGTAATGATAGAAGATCAGTGTATCAAACTCAGTGGTGCGCAGCACTTAATAAATAAAGACGTGCAAAGCTTAGAGCAAAGCCCGATTTATCACGGTATCGCTAAACATGATATCGCTGCAGGTGAGAGCCTCGAAACCATTCTTGGCAAGCTGCATCAGCATTTTGGTGAGTGCATTCTAGTGTTTCATAACGCGGCACTAGATTGGGGGTTCTTAAAACAGGCGTGCAGAACGCTTGGTTTAGATGCAAAGGCGCGTTTAATTCTTGATACCTTCGTTATTGAAAAAAAACGCCTGCACCAGCAAGGCCACGAAATTGGCCACGATGATTTAACACTAAGCGAATGCCGCAAGCGCTACAACTTACCGCATTACAGCTCGCACCATGCCCTTACTGATGCGATGGCAACGGCCGAGTTATTCTTAGCACAGTGTCATCAAATTAGTCGTGGTAAGGCATTGAAAGTAGGAGAGCTTGTGTGA
- a CDS encoding DUF294 nucleotidyltransferase-like domain-containing protein encodes MNTEQQEVAQFVMQQTPFNQLDSAACEYFVNHLDIIYLTRENQNQWLSSDNLRLFLIRSGDYDLVDPKGDVITKLSSGDYFGFPSLLTGEAIQNSISVQKEGIVYMLNQAAFDYLRREYKVFEQYFVRAHKNRLLSSHYKSQNDSWSEKKICELMNRKAVTLAPEASIRQTAKKMKQHGVSSIMLTEHDRLVGVVTDRDLRNRVLADEVDPQESVSSIMTCKPKFIFENNRVFSALHLMLKHNIHHLPVLDEHHKPLGMLTSTDLLRQQKSDPVQLIGRIYKAHSVVDLKRYSQEIPGLLKGFSNNIDDISLIGKLLSGLTDALTSRLIRLFQEDNGAAPTSFSFICFGSQAREEQTLHSDQDNGLLLPDDLTDEQQDYFKRMGEYVCEHLIECGIKRCPGNIMASNAECRMGINAWTEKFHKWITSPTPEAMLNCKIFFDLRFIEGSTTLYARFCEQLKRISKNDLFYAAMASDIKNTPVPIGLFNQFKLEKDDKQHKYLDLKKRGVVIINDIVRLYSLKAGIQRANTQERIDALMKFSLLNKDDLYNLKDCWRFLTQLRLGTQINEEGLPSNCINPNALNSLERHQLKEAFYLVKQAQQAAAFKFARGSL; translated from the coding sequence ATGAATACCGAGCAACAGGAAGTAGCCCAATTTGTGATGCAACAAACGCCGTTTAATCAGCTAGATAGCGCTGCATGCGAGTATTTTGTTAATCATCTCGATATTATTTATCTGACCCGAGAGAATCAAAATCAGTGGTTAAGCTCTGATAATTTACGGTTATTTTTAATTCGCTCTGGCGACTACGACTTAGTCGACCCAAAAGGCGATGTGATCACTAAGTTATCAAGTGGCGATTACTTTGGTTTTCCGTCACTGTTAACTGGCGAAGCGATTCAAAATAGCATTTCAGTGCAAAAGGAAGGCATTGTTTACATGCTAAACCAAGCGGCATTTGATTACTTACGCCGAGAGTACAAGGTGTTTGAGCAATACTTTGTTCGCGCCCATAAAAACCGTTTATTGTCGTCTCATTATAAAAGTCAAAACGACAGTTGGTCGGAGAAAAAAATTTGCGAATTGATGAATCGCAAAGCGGTCACTTTGGCGCCAGAGGCAAGTATTCGTCAAACCGCTAAAAAAATGAAACAGCATGGTGTTTCGTCGATTATGCTAACTGAGCATGATCGCCTCGTTGGGGTCGTGACCGACAGAGACTTACGCAATCGCGTATTGGCCGATGAGGTTGACCCTCAAGAGTCAGTAAGTAGCATCATGACCTGTAAGCCCAAGTTTATTTTTGAAAATAATCGCGTGTTTTCGGCATTGCACTTAATGCTTAAGCACAATATTCACCATTTACCTGTGCTTGATGAACATCACAAACCGCTTGGTATGCTCACCAGCACAGATTTGCTGCGTCAGCAAAAAAGCGATCCAGTGCAATTGATTGGACGAATTTATAAAGCGCATAGCGTGGTAGATTTAAAGCGTTATTCGCAAGAGATACCCGGCTTGTTAAAAGGCTTTTCAAACAATATTGATGACATCTCCTTGATTGGTAAATTATTAAGTGGCTTAACCGATGCACTGACTTCGCGGTTAATCCGTTTGTTCCAAGAAGATAATGGCGCGGCACCAACCAGCTTTAGTTTTATTTGTTTTGGTTCACAAGCAAGGGAAGAGCAAACATTGCATTCAGACCAAGATAATGGCTTGTTACTACCTGATGATTTAACGGACGAACAACAAGATTACTTTAAGCGTATGGGCGAATATGTCTGTGAGCATTTAATTGAGTGCGGCATAAAACGTTGTCCTGGCAATATCATGGCGAGCAATGCAGAATGTCGAATGGGCATTAACGCTTGGACTGAAAAGTTTCATAAGTGGATCACCTCACCGACACCAGAGGCGATGCTCAATTGTAAGATATTTTTTGACTTACGTTTTATAGAAGGTTCCACTACCTTATATGCACGCTTTTGTGAGCAGCTAAAACGCATTTCTAAGAATGACTTATTCTATGCGGCTATGGCGAGCGACATTAAAAATACCCCAGTGCCCATTGGTTTGTTTAATCAGTTCAAATTAGAAAAAGACGATAAACAGCATAAATACCTCGACTTAAAAAAACGCGGTGTGGTGATCATTAACGACATAGTGCGTTTATATTCCCTCAAAGCGGGTATTCAGCGCGCTAATACCCAAGAGCGCATAGACGCGTTAATGAAGTTTTCGCTACTCAATAAAGATGACCTATATAACTTAAAAGACTGTTGGCGCTTTTTAACTCAACTGCGTTTAGGCACGCAAATTAACGAAGAGGGGCTGCCTAGCAACTGTATTAACCCAAATGCGTTGAATTCATTGGAGCGACATCAATTAAAAGAAGCATTTTATTTGGTTAAACAGGCGCAGCAAGCCGCCGCATTTAAGTTTGCTCGCGGTAGTTTATAG